One window of Leishmania infantum JPCM5 genome chromosome 8 genomic DNA carries:
- a CDS encoding mitochondrial DNA polymerase beta gives MLRRTFLRRDHRENIIRIFQEMADLNNALGEKYKVSSYHRSIESLKTNLDKPLNTPQDLKAFSGFGAKLLKKAEEIMATGKLEELESKTKPKLKAIQELTQVHGFGPRAAAALFDREGIFTVDELLQKADSIPSLTDQQRVGIKYFYDINEKIPMQESVLHENYLREKCMEVLGKDFSILICGSYRRRHPFSGDVDAILSRTLDAPPLSEPVAATGVLGHFVEFLESLKYLEATMAQGPLKYMGMGRLPPRIVRDKAGRENTKVYKARRVDIRLIETKSVPTAMLTFTGSKNFNVIMRQAAISKGYLLNEYGLFKLGTPEEARALYERIGIRGKNAGEELGVPKDELEDKRVEVRSEQDVFDVLGMPYAKPENRDP, from the coding sequence ATGCTCCGCCGGACGTTCCTGCGTCGCGATCATCGCGAGAACATCATCCGCATCTTCCAGGAGATGGCGGATTTGAACAACGCTCTGGGCGAGAAATACAAGGTGAGCAGCTACCACCGCAGCATCGAGAGTCTCAAGACGAACCTCGACAAGCCTCTCAACACCCCGCAGGACCTGAAGGCGTTCTCCGGCTTCGGCGCGAAGCTGCTGAAAAAAGCGGAAGAGATCATGGCCACCGGGAAgctcgaggagctggagagcAAGACGAAGCCGAAGCTCAAAGCCATCCAGGAGCTAACACAGGTGCACGGCTTCGGccctcgcgccgccgcggcgctcttCGACCGAGAGGGCATCTTCACCGtggatgagctgctgcagaaggctGACAGCATCCCGTCGTTGACGGACCAGCAACGTGTCGGCATCAAGTACTTCTACGACATCAACGAAAAGATCCCGATGCAAGAGAGCGTGCTGCATGAGAACTACCTGCGCGAGAAGTGCATGGAGGTGCTCGGCAAGGACTTCTCGATTCTTATCTGTGGTAGctaccgccgtcgccacccctTCAGTGGTGATGTGGACGCGATCCTATCACGCACGCtcgacgcgccgccgctgagcgaGCCGGTCGCCGCTACCGGCGTACTAGGACACTTTGTGGAGTTCCTCGAGAGCCTCAAGTACCTGGAGGCGACCATGGCGCAGGGGCCCCTCAAGTACATGGGGATGGGCCGGCTGCCGCCCCGCATCGTCCGCGACAAGGCTGGCCGCGAGAACACGAAGGTGTACAAGGCGCGCCGTGTGGATATCCGTCTCATCGAGACAAAGAGCgtgccgacggcgatgcTCACCTTCACGGGAAGCAAGAACTTCAACGTCATTATGCGCCAGGCCGCCATCAGCAAGGGCTACTTGCTGAACGAATACGGCCTCTTCAAGCTGGGCACACCCGAagaagcgcgtgcgctgtACGAGCGCATCGGCATTCGCGGTAAGAATGCTGGCGAGGAGCTTGGCGTCCCGAAGGACGAGCTGGAGGACAAGCGTGTTGAGGTGCGGTCGGAGCAGGATGTGTTCGACGTACTTGGGATGCCCTACGCCAAGCCGGAGAACCGCGACCCTTAA